In Euzebya rosea, a single window of DNA contains:
- a CDS encoding sugar transferase has product MLVHPDNSPSGSSADVIDGTAVDVDARPTAHARPAYDAVTVVAAPRTVSEDEKATIARLQAQVDGTDRPDGVYVKVVKPALDRLAGGLLLLLTLPLLLAGMLAVRMTMGRGVIFRQERIGLNGRRFTVLKLRTMGHDRRSTSQKDLEALAEGRWDGIERRQTHKTDADPRHTAVGRTLRKLSIDELPQLINVVRGDMSLVGPRPELPVVINRHYEPWMHRRHAVKPGVTGLWQISMRGEGDMHEHVDVDLDYVDRVSLREDLRILFATPFAALGAHKGV; this is encoded by the coding sequence ATGCTCGTCCATCCCGACAACAGCCCCAGCGGATCGTCCGCCGACGTGATCGATGGCACCGCCGTCGACGTCGATGCACGCCCGACCGCCCACGCCCGCCCGGCCTACGACGCCGTGACGGTCGTCGCCGCGCCACGCACCGTCTCGGAGGACGAGAAGGCCACGATCGCGCGGTTGCAGGCCCAGGTCGACGGCACCGACCGCCCCGACGGTGTGTACGTGAAGGTGGTCAAGCCTGCGCTGGACCGCCTTGCTGGAGGTCTTCTGCTCCTGCTGACCCTGCCCCTCCTCCTGGCCGGCATGCTGGCCGTGCGGATGACGATGGGCAGGGGCGTCATCTTCCGACAGGAGCGCATCGGCCTGAACGGCCGGCGGTTCACGGTGCTGAAGCTGCGCACCATGGGCCACGACCGCAGGTCCACGAGCCAGAAGGACCTCGAGGCGCTGGCGGAGGGCCGCTGGGACGGCATCGAGCGTCGCCAGACCCACAAGACCGACGCCGACCCCCGCCACACCGCGGTCGGCCGCACGCTGCGCAAGCTGTCCATCGACGAGCTGCCGCAGCTGATCAACGTCGTCCGCGGCGACATGAGCCTGGTCGGCCCCCGCCCGGAGCTGCCGGTCGTGATCAACCGCCACTACGAACCGTGGATGCACCGCCGCCACGCCGTGAAGCCCGGCGTGACCGGCCTGTGGCAGATCTCCATGCGCGGCGAGGGCGACATGCACGAACATGTTGACGTCGACCTCGACTACGTCGACCGCGTCAGCCTCCGCGAGGACCTCCGCATCCTCTTCGCGACGCCGTTCGCCGCGCTGGGCGCGCACAAGGGCGTCTGA
- a CDS encoding SDR family oxidoreductase, which produces MTFTDYDSVFRKKLFADRVALVTGGGTGIGRAIAHELAALGATVVIAARREEPLRETVAEIEAAGGSADHVIANIRDADEVEAMVATVVERHGRLDLLVNNAGGQFPSPAEQISPNGWRTVVDLNLNGTFLVTRAAFNAWMGKHGGAIVSVVADMWNGFPYMSHTAAARAGVVNMTMSLAVEWGARGVRINAVAPGTIYSSGMSTYDEEFQRTAAQQSSRIPAGRVGTESETSAAVVFLLSPAASFITGETLRVDGGGSLLKAPMVPVEAHRNMPTYDGFHLAREIPEEWLPPQA; this is translated from the coding sequence GTGACGTTCACCGATTACGACTCCGTGTTCCGCAAGAAGTTGTTCGCCGATCGGGTGGCCCTGGTCACCGGTGGTGGGACGGGCATCGGCAGGGCCATCGCCCACGAGCTGGCAGCCCTCGGCGCCACGGTGGTCATCGCCGCACGCCGGGAGGAGCCGCTGCGGGAGACCGTGGCCGAGATCGAGGCGGCGGGCGGCTCGGCCGACCACGTGATCGCCAACATCCGCGATGCCGACGAGGTCGAGGCCATGGTGGCCACCGTGGTCGAACGGCACGGCCGGCTGGACCTGCTGGTCAACAACGCGGGGGGCCAGTTCCCCTCACCTGCGGAGCAGATCTCGCCCAACGGGTGGCGCACCGTCGTCGACCTCAACCTCAACGGCACGTTCCTCGTGACCCGTGCGGCCTTCAACGCCTGGATGGGGAAGCACGGAGGGGCCATCGTGTCGGTCGTGGCCGACATGTGGAACGGCTTTCCCTACATGTCCCACACGGCGGCGGCGCGAGCGGGCGTGGTGAACATGACCATGAGCCTCGCGGTGGAGTGGGGGGCCAGGGGCGTGCGGATCAACGCGGTCGCGCCCGGCACGATCTACTCCAGCGGCATGTCCACCTACGACGAGGAGTTCCAGCGGACGGCGGCCCAGCAGTCCTCCCGCATACCGGCCGGCCGCGTGGGCACGGAGTCCGAGACCTCGGCCGCGGTGGTGTTCCTCCTCTCCCCGGCCGCATCCTTCATCACCGGCGAGACCCTGCGCGTCGACGGCGGCGGATCGCTCCTCAAGGCGCCCATGGTCCCGGTGGAGGCCCACCGCAACATGCCGACCTACGACGGGTTCCACCTCGCTCGGGAGATCCCCGAGGAGTGGCTGCCCCCGCAGGCCTGA
- the cobS gene encoding adenosylcobinamide-GDP ribazoletransferase, whose protein sequence is MHPRLFLVALQLLTRLPVGDPLEDDRDVADSVAWYAVVGALVGGLSGFVWWMAALALPTRAAAVLAVVATVMLTGALHEDGLADTADGLFGGRTPADRLRIMKDSATGAYGVLALVLVVLLRVNLLAALSPVAGAAALVVAGSLSRGATAVAMLNAVPARGEGSGAVLLDHLRVAPALAAGVTAVAATTAFAGLEAIPVVLAAGAAAFAVRVSAVRRLGGLTGDIIGAMILLADAAVLALLVALEVGAGL, encoded by the coding sequence GTGCATCCCCGTCTGTTCCTCGTGGCCCTGCAGCTGCTCACCCGGCTGCCCGTCGGCGACCCCCTGGAGGACGATCGCGACGTCGCCGACAGCGTGGCCTGGTACGCGGTCGTGGGCGCCCTGGTGGGCGGGCTGTCCGGCTTCGTGTGGTGGATGGCCGCGCTCGCCCTGCCGACCCGGGCTGCCGCGGTCCTGGCCGTCGTGGCCACCGTGATGCTGACCGGTGCGCTGCACGAGGACGGCCTCGCCGACACCGCCGACGGGTTGTTCGGCGGGCGCACGCCCGCTGACCGGCTGCGGATCATGAAGGACTCCGCGACCGGGGCCTACGGGGTGCTGGCGCTCGTCCTGGTCGTCCTGCTGCGCGTCAACCTGCTGGCCGCGCTCAGCCCGGTGGCGGGAGCGGCGGCGCTGGTGGTCGCCGGCAGCCTCAGCCGCGGCGCCACGGCCGTCGCGATGCTCAACGCCGTGCCCGCCCGCGGCGAGGGGTCGGGCGCGGTCCTGCTGGACCACCTCCGTGTCGCCCCCGCCCTCGCTGCCGGGGTGACCGCGGTGGCCGCGACCACGGCGTTCGCCGGCCTCGAGGCCATCCCGGTGGTGCTGGCAGCAGGGGCTGCGGCGTTCGCGGTCAGGGTCAGCGCCGTTCGGCGACTGGGCGGGCTGACCGGCGACATCATCGGGGCGATGATCCTGCTGGCCGACGCAGCGGTGCTGGCGCTGCTGGTCGCCCTGGAGGTTGGCGCCGGCCTCTGA
- the infA gene encoding translation initiation factor IF-1, with protein sequence MDEETRAKREARSGNTKEDALEMEGVIEEALPNTMFRVKLDNGHSILGHISGKMRKHYIRILPGDRVTVEVSPYDLTRGRITYRYK encoded by the coding sequence ATCGACGAGGAGACCCGCGCAAAGCGCGAGGCTCGCTCGGGCAACACCAAGGAAGACGCGCTCGAGATGGAGGGCGTCATCGAGGAAGCCCTCCCCAACACCATGTTCCGCGTGAAGCTGGACAACGGGCATTCCATCCTCGGACACATCTCCGGGAAGATGCGCAAGCACTACATCCGGATCCTCCCGGGCGACCGGGTCACCGTCGAGGTGTCCCCCTACGACCTGACTCGCGGCCGGATCACCTACCGGTACAAGTAG
- a CDS encoding NAD(P)H-quinone oxidoreductase: protein MRAVIAPSPGGVEALELVELPDPEPGPEDLLVEVAATAVNRADILQRRGMYPPPPGAPDTLGLELSGRVVGMGVAVTGWREGDEVCAVVGGGGYASMAVVPARTAMPLPPGLDVVSAAAVPEVYATAYDNVFLRAGLTAGETVLLHGGSSGVGTAGILLSTRAGAEVVVTVGTEDKLEACRELGADLAINYRDVDSFADAIRDARDGRGVDVVLDIIGGPYLAQNLSVLEPDGRMVTIGLMGGAKAEINLGLVLSKRLSVMGSTLRARPVDAKAALADRLVTDVWPGFADGTLRPIIHSRHTLSDVAAAHEELESSTHVGKILLVVD, encoded by the coding sequence ATGCGCGCCGTCATCGCCCCGTCACCCGGAGGCGTCGAAGCCCTGGAGCTGGTCGAGCTCCCCGATCCCGAACCCGGTCCCGAGGACCTGCTGGTGGAGGTGGCCGCCACGGCGGTCAACCGCGCCGACATCCTGCAGCGTCGCGGCATGTACCCACCACCGCCCGGCGCCCCCGACACGCTGGGGCTCGAGCTCTCCGGCCGCGTCGTCGGGATGGGGGTGGCCGTCACCGGCTGGCGCGAGGGCGACGAGGTCTGCGCCGTCGTCGGGGGCGGCGGCTACGCCTCCATGGCCGTGGTGCCGGCCCGCACCGCCATGCCCCTCCCCCCGGGCCTTGACGTGGTGTCGGCCGCCGCGGTGCCCGAGGTGTACGCCACCGCCTACGACAACGTCTTCCTGCGGGCGGGCCTGACGGCCGGCGAGACGGTGCTGCTGCACGGCGGCTCGAGCGGCGTGGGCACGGCGGGGATCCTGCTGTCGACGCGTGCCGGCGCCGAGGTGGTCGTCACGGTGGGCACCGAGGACAAGTTGGAGGCCTGTCGGGAGCTCGGCGCGGACCTGGCGATCAACTACAGGGACGTGGACTCCTTCGCCGACGCCATCCGAGACGCACGCGACGGCCGGGGCGTCGACGTCGTGCTCGACATCATCGGCGGGCCCTACCTGGCCCAGAACCTGTCGGTTCTCGAGCCCGACGGCCGGATGGTGACCATCGGGCTGATGGGCGGCGCGAAGGCCGAGATCAACCTGGGCCTCGTGCTGTCCAAGCGGCTCAGCGTCATGGGGTCGACCCTTCGTGCCCGACCGGTGGACGCCAAGGCGGCGCTGGCCGATCGGCTCGTCACCGACGTGTGGCCGGGGTTCGCCGACGGCACCCTGCGCCCGATCATCCACTCACGCCACACCCTGTCCGACGTCGCCGCCGCCCACGAGGAGCTGGAGTCCAGCACCCACGTCGGCAAGATCCTCCTCGTCGTCGACTGA
- a CDS encoding S1 RNA-binding domain-containing protein: MSAQVGDVVTGKVVKLQDFGAFVEIDAETTGLVHISEVHRDFVDNIHAYLTEGQEVEVKVVGIKEDGRIDLSIKRAEPDWSDEPKPRPTAKVDKEFNQRLRKFMHQSDMIQGEVRKRKRST, translated from the coding sequence GTGTCAGCACAGGTAGGTGACGTCGTCACCGGCAAGGTAGTGAAGCTTCAGGACTTCGGAGCGTTCGTCGAGATCGACGCCGAAACGACTGGCTTGGTCCACATCTCCGAGGTCCACCGTGACTTCGTCGACAACATCCACGCCTACCTCACGGAGGGCCAGGAGGTCGAGGTGAAGGTCGTCGGCATCAAGGAGGACGGCCGCATCGACCTGTCGATCAAGCGTGCTGAACCCGACTGGAGCGACGAACCGAAGCCACGCCCCACGGCGAAGGTCGACAAGGAGTTCAACCAGCGCCTCCGGAAGTTCATGCACCAGTCCGACATGATCCAGGGCGAGGTGCGCAAGCGGAAGCGCTCCACCTGA
- a CDS encoding response regulator transcription factor, translating to MVRVLVVDDDANVRFTVRVALEGSPPSGQPMAVIEAANGVEALQATQHDTFDLVLLDIMMPGLDGFAVLHALRQHGDDPPVVMLTARGREVDIVNAFRAGADGYVTKPFDVDELANLVADLTGLEVSERRALRVKELERAELLLQLEHGFGAGPPETSNPA from the coding sequence GTGGTCAGGGTGCTCGTCGTCGACGACGACGCGAACGTGCGGTTCACCGTCCGCGTGGCGCTCGAGGGATCGCCACCGAGCGGACAACCCATGGCGGTCATCGAGGCCGCCAACGGTGTCGAGGCGTTGCAGGCAACGCAGCACGACACCTTCGACCTCGTCCTGCTCGACATCATGATGCCGGGCCTGGACGGGTTCGCGGTGCTGCACGCCCTGCGACAGCACGGCGACGACCCGCCGGTGGTCATGCTGACCGCCCGGGGGCGCGAGGTCGACATCGTCAACGCCTTCAGGGCGGGGGCAGACGGGTACGTCACCAAACCCTTCGACGTCGACGAGCTCGCGAACCTGGTCGCCGACCTGACGGGCCTGGAGGTCAGCGAACGTCGGGCGCTGCGGGTCAAGGAGCTCGAACGTGCCGAGCTGCTGCTGCAGCTCGAGCACGGCTTCGGCGCCGGGCCGCCGGAAACGTCGAACCCCGCCTGA